One genomic window of Lagenorhynchus albirostris chromosome 17, mLagAlb1.1, whole genome shotgun sequence includes the following:
- the TMEM68 gene encoding monoacylglycerol/Diacylglycerol O-acyltransferase isoform X1 translates to MIDKNQTCGTGQDSMPSMTCLIHVLEEWFGVEQLEDYWNFANYLLWVFTPLILLILPYFTIFLLYLTIIFLHIYKRKNVLKEAYSHNLWDGARKTVATLWDGHAAVWHGYEVHGMEKIPEGPALIIFYHGAIPIDFYYFMAKIFIHKGRTCRVVADHFVFKIPGSQQKQAKKVYGFSLLLDVFCAIHGPREKCVEILRSGHLLAISPGGVREALISDETYNIVWGNRKGFAQVAIDAKVPIIPMFTQNIREGFRSLGGTRLFRWLYEKFRYPFAPMYGGFPVKLRTYLGDPIPYDPKITAEELAEKTKDAVQALIDKHQRIPGNIMSALLERFHNKQKIN, encoded by the exons ATGATAGACAAAAATCAAACCTGTGGGACAGGACAGGATTCCATGCCCTCCATGACTTGTCTGATCCACGTACTTGAAGAATGGTTTGGTGTGGAGCAACTGGAGGACTACTGGAATTTTGCAAACTATCTCTTGTGGGTTTTTACACCACTCATACTTTTAATACTTCCTTACTTTACTATCTTTCTTCTCTACCTTACTATTATTTTCTTACACATTTATAAGAGGAAGAATGTATTAAAAGAAGCTTACTCTCATAATTTATGGGACGGTGCCAGGAAGACGGTGGCAACGCTGTGGGATGGACATGCGGCCGTCTGGCATG GTTATGAAGTTCATGGGATGGAAAAAATACCAGAAGGGCCAGCACTGATCATTTTTTATCATGGAGCTATTCCCATCGATTTTTACTACTTCATGGCTAAAATTTTTATCCATAAAGGCAGAACTTGCCGAGTAGTAGCTgatcactttgtttttaaaattccag GAAGTCAGCAGAAACAAGCCAAGAAAGTTTATG GGTTTAGTTTATTACTTGATGTATTTTGTGCTATACATGGACCAAGAGAAAAATGTGTTGAAATTCTGCGGAGTGGTCACTTGTTAGCTATCTCACCAGGTGGTGTTCGAGAAGCCCTGATTAGCGATGAGACCTACAACATCGTGTGGGGTAATCGTAAAGGCTTCGCTCAGGTTGCAATTGATGCAAAAGTG CCCATTATTCCTATGTTTACACAAAATATTCGAGAAGGATTTAGATCCCTCGGAGGAACAA GGTTATTTAGGTGGCTGTATGAGAAGTTCCGTTATCCGTTTGCCCCAATGTATGGAGGTTTTCCAGTGAAGTTACGCACCTATTTAGGTGACCCTATTCCATACGATCCAAAGATCACGGCAGAAGAACTAGCTGAAAAG aCGAAGGATGCTGTTCAAGCTTTGATTGATAAGCACCAAAGAATACCCGGAAACATTATGAGTGCTTTGCTAGAACGTTTTCATAACAAACAAAAGATCAACTAG
- the TMEM68 gene encoding monoacylglycerol/Diacylglycerol O-acyltransferase isoform X3: MIDKNQTCGTGQDSMPSMTCLIHVLEEWFGVEQLEDYWNFANYLLWVFTPLILLILPYFTIFLLYLTIIFLHIYKRKNVLKEAYSHNLWDGARKTVATLWDGHAAVWHGYEVHGMEKIPEGPALIIFYHGAIPIDFYYFMAKIFIHKGRTCRVVADHFVFKIPGSQQKQAKKVYGGVREALISDETYNIVWGNRKGFAQVAIDAKVPIIPMFTQNIREGFRSLGGTRLFRWLYEKFRYPFAPMYGGFPVKLRTYLGDPIPYDPKITAEELAEKTKDAVQALIDKHQRIPGNIMSALLERFHNKQKIN, translated from the exons ATGATAGACAAAAATCAAACCTGTGGGACAGGACAGGATTCCATGCCCTCCATGACTTGTCTGATCCACGTACTTGAAGAATGGTTTGGTGTGGAGCAACTGGAGGACTACTGGAATTTTGCAAACTATCTCTTGTGGGTTTTTACACCACTCATACTTTTAATACTTCCTTACTTTACTATCTTTCTTCTCTACCTTACTATTATTTTCTTACACATTTATAAGAGGAAGAATGTATTAAAAGAAGCTTACTCTCATAATTTATGGGACGGTGCCAGGAAGACGGTGGCAACGCTGTGGGATGGACATGCGGCCGTCTGGCATG GTTATGAAGTTCATGGGATGGAAAAAATACCAGAAGGGCCAGCACTGATCATTTTTTATCATGGAGCTATTCCCATCGATTTTTACTACTTCATGGCTAAAATTTTTATCCATAAAGGCAGAACTTGCCGAGTAGTAGCTgatcactttgtttttaaaattccag GAAGTCAGCAGAAACAAGCCAAGAAAGTTTATG GTGGTGTTCGAGAAGCCCTGATTAGCGATGAGACCTACAACATCGTGTGGGGTAATCGTAAAGGCTTCGCTCAGGTTGCAATTGATGCAAAAGTG CCCATTATTCCTATGTTTACACAAAATATTCGAGAAGGATTTAGATCCCTCGGAGGAACAA GGTTATTTAGGTGGCTGTATGAGAAGTTCCGTTATCCGTTTGCCCCAATGTATGGAGGTTTTCCAGTGAAGTTACGCACCTATTTAGGTGACCCTATTCCATACGATCCAAAGATCACGGCAGAAGAACTAGCTGAAAAG aCGAAGGATGCTGTTCAAGCTTTGATTGATAAGCACCAAAGAATACCCGGAAACATTATGAGTGCTTTGCTAGAACGTTTTCATAACAAACAAAAGATCAACTAG
- the TMEM68 gene encoding monoacylglycerol/Diacylglycerol O-acyltransferase isoform X4 encodes MIDKNQTCGTGQDSMPSMTCLIHVLEEWFGVEQLEDYWNFANYLLWVFTPLILLILPYFTIFLLYLTIIFLHIYKRKNVLKEAYSHNLWDGARKTVATLWDGHAAVWHGYEVHGMEKIPEGPALIIFYHGAIPIDFYYFMAKIFIHKGRTCRVVADHFVFKIPGGVREALISDETYNIVWGNRKGFAQVAIDAKVPIIPMFTQNIREGFRSLGGTRLFRWLYEKFRYPFAPMYGGFPVKLRTYLGDPIPYDPKITAEELAEKTKDAVQALIDKHQRIPGNIMSALLERFHNKQKIN; translated from the exons ATGATAGACAAAAATCAAACCTGTGGGACAGGACAGGATTCCATGCCCTCCATGACTTGTCTGATCCACGTACTTGAAGAATGGTTTGGTGTGGAGCAACTGGAGGACTACTGGAATTTTGCAAACTATCTCTTGTGGGTTTTTACACCACTCATACTTTTAATACTTCCTTACTTTACTATCTTTCTTCTCTACCTTACTATTATTTTCTTACACATTTATAAGAGGAAGAATGTATTAAAAGAAGCTTACTCTCATAATTTATGGGACGGTGCCAGGAAGACGGTGGCAACGCTGTGGGATGGACATGCGGCCGTCTGGCATG GTTATGAAGTTCATGGGATGGAAAAAATACCAGAAGGGCCAGCACTGATCATTTTTTATCATGGAGCTATTCCCATCGATTTTTACTACTTCATGGCTAAAATTTTTATCCATAAAGGCAGAACTTGCCGAGTAGTAGCTgatcactttgtttttaaaattccag GTGGTGTTCGAGAAGCCCTGATTAGCGATGAGACCTACAACATCGTGTGGGGTAATCGTAAAGGCTTCGCTCAGGTTGCAATTGATGCAAAAGTG CCCATTATTCCTATGTTTACACAAAATATTCGAGAAGGATTTAGATCCCTCGGAGGAACAA GGTTATTTAGGTGGCTGTATGAGAAGTTCCGTTATCCGTTTGCCCCAATGTATGGAGGTTTTCCAGTGAAGTTACGCACCTATTTAGGTGACCCTATTCCATACGATCCAAAGATCACGGCAGAAGAACTAGCTGAAAAG aCGAAGGATGCTGTTCAAGCTTTGATTGATAAGCACCAAAGAATACCCGGAAACATTATGAGTGCTTTGCTAGAACGTTTTCATAACAAACAAAAGATCAACTAG
- the TMEM68 gene encoding monoacylglycerol/Diacylglycerol O-acyltransferase isoform X2, whose amino-acid sequence MIDKNQTCGTGQDSMPSMTCLIHVLEEWFGVEQLEDYWNFANYLLWVFTPLILLILPYFTIFLLYLTIIFLHIYKRKNVLKEAYSHNLWDGARKTVATLWDGHAAVWHGYEVHGMEKIPEGPALIIFYHGAIPIDFYYFMAKIFIHKGRTCRVVADHFVFKIPGFSLLLDVFCAIHGPREKCVEILRSGHLLAISPGGVREALISDETYNIVWGNRKGFAQVAIDAKVPIIPMFTQNIREGFRSLGGTRLFRWLYEKFRYPFAPMYGGFPVKLRTYLGDPIPYDPKITAEELAEKTKDAVQALIDKHQRIPGNIMSALLERFHNKQKIN is encoded by the exons ATGATAGACAAAAATCAAACCTGTGGGACAGGACAGGATTCCATGCCCTCCATGACTTGTCTGATCCACGTACTTGAAGAATGGTTTGGTGTGGAGCAACTGGAGGACTACTGGAATTTTGCAAACTATCTCTTGTGGGTTTTTACACCACTCATACTTTTAATACTTCCTTACTTTACTATCTTTCTTCTCTACCTTACTATTATTTTCTTACACATTTATAAGAGGAAGAATGTATTAAAAGAAGCTTACTCTCATAATTTATGGGACGGTGCCAGGAAGACGGTGGCAACGCTGTGGGATGGACATGCGGCCGTCTGGCATG GTTATGAAGTTCATGGGATGGAAAAAATACCAGAAGGGCCAGCACTGATCATTTTTTATCATGGAGCTATTCCCATCGATTTTTACTACTTCATGGCTAAAATTTTTATCCATAAAGGCAGAACTTGCCGAGTAGTAGCTgatcactttgtttttaaaattccag GGTTTAGTTTATTACTTGATGTATTTTGTGCTATACATGGACCAAGAGAAAAATGTGTTGAAATTCTGCGGAGTGGTCACTTGTTAGCTATCTCACCAGGTGGTGTTCGAGAAGCCCTGATTAGCGATGAGACCTACAACATCGTGTGGGGTAATCGTAAAGGCTTCGCTCAGGTTGCAATTGATGCAAAAGTG CCCATTATTCCTATGTTTACACAAAATATTCGAGAAGGATTTAGATCCCTCGGAGGAACAA GGTTATTTAGGTGGCTGTATGAGAAGTTCCGTTATCCGTTTGCCCCAATGTATGGAGGTTTTCCAGTGAAGTTACGCACCTATTTAGGTGACCCTATTCCATACGATCCAAAGATCACGGCAGAAGAACTAGCTGAAAAG aCGAAGGATGCTGTTCAAGCTTTGATTGATAAGCACCAAAGAATACCCGGAAACATTATGAGTGCTTTGCTAGAACGTTTTCATAACAAACAAAAGATCAACTAG
- the TMEM68 gene encoding monoacylglycerol/Diacylglycerol O-acyltransferase isoform X5 → MVWCGATGGLLEFCKLSLRKNVLKEAYSHNLWDGARKTVATLWDGHAAVWHGYEVHGMEKIPEGPALIIFYHGAIPIDFYYFMAKIFIHKGRTCRVVADHFVFKIPGSQQKQAKKVYGFSLLLDVFCAIHGPREKCVEILRSGHLLAISPGGVREALISDETYNIVWGNRKGFAQVAIDAKVPIIPMFTQNIREGFRSLGGTRLFRWLYEKFRYPFAPMYGGFPVKLRTYLGDPIPYDPKITAEELAEKTKDAVQALIDKHQRIPGNIMSALLERFHNKQKIN, encoded by the exons ATGGTTTGGTGTGGAGCAACTGGAGGACTACTGGAATTTTGCAAACTATCTCTT AGGAAGAATGTATTAAAAGAAGCTTACTCTCATAATTTATGGGACGGTGCCAGGAAGACGGTGGCAACGCTGTGGGATGGACATGCGGCCGTCTGGCATG GTTATGAAGTTCATGGGATGGAAAAAATACCAGAAGGGCCAGCACTGATCATTTTTTATCATGGAGCTATTCCCATCGATTTTTACTACTTCATGGCTAAAATTTTTATCCATAAAGGCAGAACTTGCCGAGTAGTAGCTgatcactttgtttttaaaattccag GAAGTCAGCAGAAACAAGCCAAGAAAGTTTATG GGTTTAGTTTATTACTTGATGTATTTTGTGCTATACATGGACCAAGAGAAAAATGTGTTGAAATTCTGCGGAGTGGTCACTTGTTAGCTATCTCACCAGGTGGTGTTCGAGAAGCCCTGATTAGCGATGAGACCTACAACATCGTGTGGGGTAATCGTAAAGGCTTCGCTCAGGTTGCAATTGATGCAAAAGTG CCCATTATTCCTATGTTTACACAAAATATTCGAGAAGGATTTAGATCCCTCGGAGGAACAA GGTTATTTAGGTGGCTGTATGAGAAGTTCCGTTATCCGTTTGCCCCAATGTATGGAGGTTTTCCAGTGAAGTTACGCACCTATTTAGGTGACCCTATTCCATACGATCCAAAGATCACGGCAGAAGAACTAGCTGAAAAG aCGAAGGATGCTGTTCAAGCTTTGATTGATAAGCACCAAAGAATACCCGGAAACATTATGAGTGCTTTGCTAGAACGTTTTCATAACAAACAAAAGATCAACTAG
- the TMEM68 gene encoding monoacylglycerol/Diacylglycerol O-acyltransferase isoform X6 yields MEKIPEGPALIIFYHGAIPIDFYYFMAKIFIHKGRTCRVVADHFVFKIPGSQQKQAKKVYGFSLLLDVFCAIHGPREKCVEILRSGHLLAISPGGVREALISDETYNIVWGNRKGFAQVAIDAKVPIIPMFTQNIREGFRSLGGTRLFRWLYEKFRYPFAPMYGGFPVKLRTYLGDPIPYDPKITAEELAEKTKDAVQALIDKHQRIPGNIMSALLERFHNKQKIN; encoded by the exons ATGGAAAAAATACCAGAAGGGCCAGCACTGATCATTTTTTATCATGGAGCTATTCCCATCGATTTTTACTACTTCATGGCTAAAATTTTTATCCATAAAGGCAGAACTTGCCGAGTAGTAGCTgatcactttgtttttaaaattccag GAAGTCAGCAGAAACAAGCCAAGAAAGTTTATG GGTTTAGTTTATTACTTGATGTATTTTGTGCTATACATGGACCAAGAGAAAAATGTGTTGAAATTCTGCGGAGTGGTCACTTGTTAGCTATCTCACCAGGTGGTGTTCGAGAAGCCCTGATTAGCGATGAGACCTACAACATCGTGTGGGGTAATCGTAAAGGCTTCGCTCAGGTTGCAATTGATGCAAAAGTG CCCATTATTCCTATGTTTACACAAAATATTCGAGAAGGATTTAGATCCCTCGGAGGAACAA GGTTATTTAGGTGGCTGTATGAGAAGTTCCGTTATCCGTTTGCCCCAATGTATGGAGGTTTTCCAGTGAAGTTACGCACCTATTTAGGTGACCCTATTCCATACGATCCAAAGATCACGGCAGAAGAACTAGCTGAAAAG aCGAAGGATGCTGTTCAAGCTTTGATTGATAAGCACCAAAGAATACCCGGAAACATTATGAGTGCTTTGCTAGAACGTTTTCATAACAAACAAAAGATCAACTAG